In one Bordetella pertussis 18323 genomic region, the following are encoded:
- the murG gene encoding undecaprenyldiphospho-muramoylpentapeptide beta-N-acetylglucosaminyltransferase produces MSAPTILIMAGGTGGHIMPGLAVAEVLRERGWRVLWLGNPDKMEGRLVPPRGIELVPLRFQGVRGRGAAALLKLPFLLACACAQAWRRLADIRPDVVLGMGGYVAFPGGVMAALRRTPLVVHEQNAVAGTANRWLARLARRVLSGFPGVLPRGEALGNPVRADLCALPEPAERYAGRSGALRVLVVGGSLGAHALNTTVPQALALLPEQARPQVVHQAGEQHLPALQQAYAQAGVQADCRAFIDDMADAMAQADLLICRAGAMTVSEVAAAGVAALFVPFPHAIDDHQTANARFLSDAQAAWLQPQASLTPQWLAQWLGQRTRQELQAVAGRARTHALPRAAAHIADVCEQAARRAS; encoded by the coding sequence ATGAGCGCACCGACCATCCTCATCATGGCGGGCGGCACGGGCGGCCACATCATGCCGGGCCTGGCGGTGGCCGAAGTGCTGCGCGAGCGCGGCTGGCGCGTGCTGTGGCTGGGCAATCCCGACAAGATGGAAGGCCGGCTGGTGCCGCCGCGCGGCATCGAACTGGTTCCCCTGCGCTTCCAGGGCGTGCGCGGGCGCGGCGCCGCCGCGCTGCTGAAACTGCCGTTCCTGTTGGCGTGCGCTTGCGCGCAGGCCTGGCGCAGGCTGGCCGATATCCGGCCGGACGTGGTGCTGGGCATGGGCGGCTATGTGGCTTTCCCGGGCGGCGTCATGGCAGCGCTGCGCCGCACGCCGCTGGTCGTGCACGAACAGAATGCGGTGGCCGGCACGGCCAACCGCTGGCTGGCCAGGCTGGCGCGCCGCGTGCTCAGCGGTTTTCCCGGCGTGTTGCCGCGCGGCGAGGCGCTGGGCAACCCGGTGCGCGCCGATCTGTGCGCGCTGCCCGAGCCCGCCGAACGCTATGCCGGCCGCAGCGGCGCGTTGCGCGTGCTGGTGGTTGGCGGCAGTCTCGGCGCCCATGCGCTGAACACCACCGTGCCGCAGGCGCTGGCGCTGTTGCCGGAGCAGGCGCGGCCCCAGGTGGTGCACCAGGCGGGCGAGCAGCATCTGCCCGCCTTGCAGCAGGCCTATGCGCAAGCGGGCGTGCAGGCCGATTGCCGCGCCTTCATCGACGACATGGCCGACGCCATGGCCCAGGCCGACCTGCTGATCTGTCGCGCCGGCGCCATGACGGTGTCGGAAGTGGCGGCGGCCGGCGTCGCGGCCCTGTTCGTGCCGTTCCCGCACGCCATCGACGACCACCAGACCGCCAACGCGCGCTTCCTGAGCGACGCGCAGGCGGCCTGGCTGCAGCCGCAAGCCAGCCTGACGCCGCAGTGGCTGGCGCAGTGGCTGGGCCAGCGTACCCGACAAGAACTCCAGGCCGTGGCCGGCCGGGCGCGCACGCATGCGCTGCCGCGCGCCGCGGCCCATATCGCCGACGTTTGCGAGCAGGCAGCGAGGCGGGCATCATGA
- the murF gene encoding bifunctional UDP-N-acetylmuramoyl-L-alanyl-D-glutamate--2,6-diaminopimelate ligase MurE/UDP-N-acetylmuramoyl-tripeptide--D-alanyl-D-alanine ligase MurF, protein MSPTNRLNAVQRQHLDQALAWLRGCVAPTADLRLDSREIEPGDVFVACPGLASDGRQFMDQALARGASAILYETEGASVAPVGAQALPVAQLRTLLGALADEWYGRPSQDLSVVAITGTNGKTSCTQWLAQVLTRMGKPCGSIGTLGALLPDGQSLGGSLTTPDVLTMHRTLARMRAAGARAVALEASSIGIEQGRLDHIRIAVAGFTNLTRDHLDYHGTMQRYEQAKAALFQWPDLQAAVVNADDPAGERLLASLPAALKTGYSLQGAPADVHARDLQATAHGQVFTLALPDGEAQIVTRLLGQHNISNLLLVAGALSKLGWPLPQIARELAAISPVDGRLQAVTPVPLQHLTAGAQGALVVVDYAHTPDALARALTALRPVAQARGGRLVCVFGCGGERDPGKRPEMGRIAVERADRVVVTSDNPRSESPQDIIDQILAGIPAGMRAAVQPDRALAIMQTLWSAAPDDVILLAGKGHETYQDIGGRKLPFDDRQWARLALLLPHAGAVSTDTRRIGRGELFVALSGENFDGHDYLPQAQSAGACAAVVAHPVADVALPQLVLGDTLAALGRMGTAWRSSFTLPVVAVTGSNGKTTTKEMISAILAQWQGDDGRLATAGNFNNEIGVPLTLLRLRARHRAAVFELGMNHPGEIERLAAMAAPTVALVTNAQREHQEFMHTVEAVAHENGAVIGALPEDGVAVYPGDEPYAAIWDKLAGARRVLRFGLQPGLDVYAERVVTQAHGTQCGVVTPAGSAGLDLPVPGLHNLRNALAAIACGLAAGAPLHTCIAALAGFQAVAGRMQHRQMSDGTVLIDDTYNANPDSARAAIDVLARLPAPRALVLGDMGEVGDNGPAMHREVGDYAREHGIDALITLGEASRDAAHAFGPAARACASVDEVVAALRGLRPSSILIKGSRFMRMERVVTAFSGNNQAPSGQGDKHAA, encoded by the coding sequence ATGAGCCCGACGAATCGCCTGAACGCCGTGCAACGGCAGCACCTGGACCAGGCGCTGGCGTGGCTGCGCGGATGCGTCGCCCCGACGGCCGATCTGCGCCTGGATTCGCGCGAGATCGAGCCGGGCGATGTGTTCGTCGCCTGCCCCGGCCTGGCCAGCGACGGTCGCCAATTCATGGATCAGGCGCTGGCGCGTGGCGCCAGCGCCATCCTGTACGAAACCGAAGGCGCGTCGGTCGCGCCCGTGGGCGCGCAGGCCTTGCCGGTCGCGCAGCTGCGCACCTTGCTTGGCGCGCTGGCCGATGAATGGTATGGCCGTCCGTCGCAGGACCTGAGCGTGGTGGCGATAACCGGCACCAACGGCAAGACCTCGTGCACCCAATGGCTGGCGCAGGTGCTCACGCGCATGGGCAAGCCGTGCGGCAGCATCGGCACCCTGGGCGCGCTGCTGCCCGACGGCCAGTCGCTGGGCGGCAGCCTGACCACGCCGGATGTGCTGACCATGCACCGCACGCTGGCCCGGATGCGTGCCGCGGGCGCGCGCGCGGTGGCCCTGGAGGCCTCGTCCATCGGCATCGAGCAGGGCCGGCTGGACCATATCCGCATCGCGGTGGCGGGTTTTACCAACCTGACGCGCGATCATCTCGATTACCACGGCACCATGCAGCGCTACGAGCAGGCCAAGGCGGCGCTGTTCCAATGGCCGGACCTGCAGGCCGCCGTCGTCAATGCGGACGATCCCGCCGGCGAACGGTTGCTGGCGTCCCTGCCGGCCGCGCTGAAGACCGGCTACTCGCTGCAAGGGGCTCCCGCCGACGTCCACGCGCGCGACCTGCAGGCCACCGCGCATGGCCAGGTGTTCACGCTGGCGCTGCCCGATGGCGAAGCGCAGATCGTCACGCGCCTGCTCGGCCAGCACAATATCTCCAATCTGCTGTTGGTGGCCGGCGCGCTGAGCAAGCTGGGCTGGCCGCTGCCGCAGATCGCGCGCGAACTGGCGGCGATTTCGCCGGTCGACGGCCGCCTGCAGGCCGTGACGCCGGTGCCGTTGCAGCACCTGACCGCGGGCGCCCAAGGGGCGCTGGTGGTGGTCGATTACGCCCATACGCCCGACGCCCTGGCGCGCGCGCTGACCGCCTTGCGCCCGGTGGCGCAGGCGCGCGGCGGGCGCCTGGTGTGCGTGTTCGGCTGCGGCGGCGAGCGCGACCCCGGCAAGCGACCCGAAATGGGCCGTATCGCCGTCGAGCGGGCCGACCGGGTGGTGGTCACCAGCGACAATCCGCGCAGCGAATCGCCGCAGGACATCATCGACCAGATTCTGGCCGGCATCCCCGCCGGCATGCGCGCGGCGGTGCAGCCTGACCGCGCGCTGGCCATCATGCAGACGCTGTGGAGCGCGGCTCCCGACGACGTGATACTGCTGGCCGGCAAGGGACATGAAACCTACCAGGACATCGGCGGCCGCAAATTGCCGTTCGACGATCGCCAGTGGGCCCGGCTGGCGCTGTTGCTGCCGCATGCGGGCGCGGTGTCGACCGATACGCGCCGCATCGGCCGCGGCGAGCTGTTCGTGGCCCTGTCGGGCGAAAATTTCGACGGCCACGACTATCTGCCGCAGGCGCAGTCGGCCGGCGCCTGCGCCGCCGTGGTGGCGCATCCCGTGGCGGATGTGGCGCTGCCCCAGCTGGTGCTGGGCGATACGCTGGCCGCGCTGGGCCGCATGGGCACGGCCTGGCGTTCCAGTTTCACGCTGCCGGTCGTCGCCGTGACGGGCAGCAATGGCAAGACCACCACCAAGGAAATGATTTCCGCCATCCTGGCGCAGTGGCAGGGCGACGACGGCCGCCTGGCGACGGCTGGCAATTTCAACAACGAGATCGGCGTGCCGCTGACCCTGCTGCGCCTGCGCGCGCGGCATCGCGCCGCCGTTTTCGAGCTGGGCATGAACCATCCCGGCGAGATCGAACGCCTGGCCGCGATGGCGGCGCCGACGGTTGCGCTGGTGACCAATGCCCAGCGCGAACACCAGGAATTCATGCATACCGTCGAGGCGGTGGCGCACGAGAACGGCGCGGTCATCGGCGCCTTGCCGGAGGACGGCGTGGCCGTCTATCCGGGCGACGAACCCTACGCCGCCATCTGGGACAAGCTGGCGGGCGCGCGCCGGGTGCTGCGCTTCGGCCTGCAACCGGGCCTGGATGTCTACGCCGAGCGTGTCGTGACGCAGGCGCATGGCACGCAATGCGGCGTGGTGACCCCGGCCGGCAGCGCCGGGCTGGACCTGCCCGTGCCGGGCCTGCACAACCTGCGCAATGCGCTGGCGGCGATTGCTTGCGGCCTGGCGGCCGGCGCGCCCCTGCATACCTGCATCGCGGCGCTGGCCGGTTTCCAGGCCGTCGCCGGGCGCATGCAGCATCGGCAAATGAGTGACGGAACCGTGCTCATCGATGACACCTACAATGCCAATCCTGACTCGGCTCGCGCCGCCATCGACGTGCTGGCGCGGCTGCCCGCGCCGCGCGCATTGGTGCTCGGCGACATGGGCGAAGTCGGGGACAACGGGCCCGCCATGCATCGCGAGGTGGGCGATTACGCGCGCGAGCATGGCATCGACGCGCTTATCACGCTAGGCGAGGCCAGCCGGGATGCCGCACACGCATTCGGTCCGGCGGCGCGCGCCTGCGCATCGGTTGACGAAGTCGTGGCCGCGTTGCGCGGCCTGCGCCCGTCCAGCATTTTGATCAAGGGTTCGCGCTTTATGCGCATGGAGCGGGTAGTGACGGCTTTCAGCGGCAACAATCAGGCGCCTTCGGGGCAGGGGGACAAGCATGCTGCTTGA
- the murC gene encoding UDP-N-acetylmuramate--L-alanine ligase: MKHRIQHIHFVGVGGSGMSGIAEVLLNLGYTISGSDLNESAVTRRLAELGMRIAIGHDRANVAGAGAIVTSTAVAGDNPEVLAARAARIPVVPRAVMLAELMRLKRGIAVAGTHGKTTTTSLVASVLAAGGLDPTFVIGGRLTSAGANARLGQGEYIVVEADESDASFLNLLPVMAIVTNIDADHMDTYGHDVARLKSAFIEFTQRLPFYGSAILCADDANVREIMPFVSRPITTYGLSPDAQVCAQDVQADGTRMRFTVQRRDRDVVLPALQVELNLPGLHNVRNALAAIAVATELGVDDAAIREALAAFKGVGRRFTQWGDLPVPAAHGGGIFTLVDDYGHHPVEMAATLAAARGAWPQRRIVLAFQPHRYTRTRDCFEDFVRVLGSADGVLLTEVYAAGEAPLVAADGRALSRALRVAGKVEPVFVEDVGELPQAILDFVRDGDVVVVMGAGSISKTPALVGELA, encoded by the coding sequence ATGAAACATCGCATCCAACACATACACTTTGTCGGCGTCGGCGGCTCGGGCATGAGCGGCATCGCCGAGGTATTGCTCAACCTGGGCTATACCATCAGCGGTTCCGACCTGAACGAATCCGCCGTGACGCGCCGCCTGGCCGAGCTGGGCATGCGCATCGCCATCGGGCACGACCGCGCCAACGTGGCCGGCGCCGGCGCCATCGTCACCTCCACCGCCGTGGCCGGCGACAACCCGGAAGTCCTGGCCGCGCGCGCCGCGCGCATCCCGGTCGTGCCGCGCGCCGTGATGCTGGCCGAACTGATGCGCCTGAAGCGCGGCATCGCGGTCGCGGGCACGCATGGCAAGACCACCACGACCAGTCTGGTGGCCAGCGTGCTGGCGGCCGGCGGCCTCGATCCGACCTTCGTGATCGGCGGGCGGCTGACCTCGGCCGGCGCCAACGCGCGCCTGGGCCAGGGCGAGTACATCGTCGTCGAGGCCGACGAGTCGGACGCCTCGTTCCTGAATCTGCTGCCGGTGATGGCCATCGTGACCAACATCGACGCCGATCACATGGATACGTACGGCCACGACGTGGCGCGCCTGAAGAGCGCCTTCATCGAATTCACCCAGCGCCTGCCGTTCTATGGCAGCGCCATTCTTTGCGCCGACGACGCCAACGTGCGCGAGATCATGCCGTTCGTGTCGCGGCCGATCACCACCTACGGACTCAGCCCCGACGCGCAGGTGTGCGCCCAGGACGTGCAGGCCGACGGCACCCGCATGCGCTTCACGGTGCAGCGGCGCGACCGCGACGTGGTACTGCCCGCGCTGCAGGTCGAGCTGAACCTGCCCGGCCTGCACAACGTGCGCAATGCGCTGGCGGCCATTGCCGTGGCCACCGAGCTGGGCGTGGACGACGCCGCGATCCGCGAGGCGCTGGCCGCCTTCAAGGGCGTCGGGCGGCGCTTTACCCAATGGGGCGACCTGCCGGTGCCGGCCGCGCATGGCGGCGGCATCTTCACACTGGTCGACGACTACGGCCATCACCCGGTGGAAATGGCGGCCACGCTGGCCGCGGCGCGCGGCGCCTGGCCGCAGCGGCGCATCGTGCTGGCTTTCCAGCCGCACCGCTATACCCGCACGCGCGACTGCTTCGAGGATTTCGTGCGTGTGCTGGGCTCGGCCGACGGCGTGCTGCTGACCGAGGTCTACGCGGCGGGCGAGGCGCCGCTGGTGGCGGCCGACGGCCGCGCCCTGTCGCGCGCGCTGCGCGTGGCCGGCAAGGTCGAGCCGGTCTTCGTCGAGGACGTGGGCGAATTGCCGCAGGCCATCCTCGATTTCGTGCGCGACGGCGACGTCGTGGTGGTGATGGGAGCAGGCTCGATCAGCAAGACGCCGGCCCTCGTGGGAGAACTGGCATGA
- the mraY gene encoding phospho-N-acetylmuramoyl-pentapeptide-transferase — MLLEIARWLSDDVRAIGVFEYITLRAVLACATALLIGLVAGPRVIRRLTEMKIGQAVRAYGPESHLVKTGTPTMGGALILIAIAISTLLWADWTNRFVWVVLLVTFGFGWIGWMDDYRKVVYRDPEGMPARQKFFWQATIGLVAAVYLAFAVSAPANTELWPLFKAWVGSGFTMPLPTRADLIVPFFKSVSYPLGVLGFVALTWAVIVGTSNAVNLTDGLDGLAIMPTVMVGSALGIFAYVVGRVDYSKYLLFPYIPGAAELMVLCAAIGGAGLAFLWFNAYPAQVFMGDVGALALGGALGTIAVIVRQEIVLFIMGGVFVVETLSVMVQVTWFKYTKRKYGQGRRIFRMAPLHHHFEVGGWKETQVVVRFWIITMMLVLVGLSTLKLR; from the coding sequence ATGCTGCTTGAGATCGCCCGGTGGCTGTCCGACGACGTGCGCGCCATTGGCGTATTCGAGTACATCACGCTGCGCGCCGTGCTGGCGTGCGCGACGGCGCTGCTGATCGGCCTGGTGGCGGGGCCGCGCGTGATCCGCCGCCTGACCGAAATGAAGATCGGCCAGGCCGTGCGCGCCTACGGCCCGGAGTCGCACCTGGTCAAGACGGGCACGCCGACCATGGGCGGCGCGCTCATCCTGATCGCGATCGCCATCAGCACGCTGCTGTGGGCGGACTGGACCAATCGCTTCGTCTGGGTGGTGTTGCTGGTGACGTTCGGCTTTGGCTGGATCGGGTGGATGGACGACTATCGCAAGGTCGTCTACCGCGATCCCGAAGGCATGCCGGCCCGGCAGAAGTTCTTCTGGCAGGCGACCATCGGGCTGGTCGCCGCCGTGTATCTGGCCTTCGCCGTCTCGGCACCCGCCAATACCGAACTGTGGCCGCTCTTCAAGGCATGGGTGGGTAGCGGGTTCACGATGCCGCTGCCGACGCGGGCCGACCTGATCGTGCCGTTCTTCAAGTCGGTCAGCTATCCGCTGGGCGTGCTGGGCTTCGTGGCCCTGACCTGGGCCGTCATCGTTGGCACCAGCAACGCCGTCAACCTGACCGATGGCCTGGACGGCCTGGCCATCATGCCTACGGTCATGGTCGGCAGCGCCCTGGGCATCTTCGCCTACGTGGTTGGCCGCGTCGATTATTCCAAGTACCTGCTGTTCCCGTACATTCCCGGCGCGGCCGAGCTGATGGTGCTGTGCGCCGCCATCGGGGGCGCGGGCCTGGCCTTCCTGTGGTTCAACGCCTATCCGGCGCAAGTGTTCATGGGCGATGTCGGCGCGCTGGCGCTGGGCGGCGCGCTGGGCACCATCGCGGTGATCGTGCGCCAGGAAATCGTGCTCTTCATCATGGGTGGCGTGTTCGTGGTCGAAACCCTTTCGGTCATGGTGCAAGTCACCTGGTTCAAATACACCAAGCGCAAGTACGGCCAGGGCCGGCGGATATTCCGCATGGCGCCGCTGCATCACCATTTCGAGGTGGGCGGCTGGAAGGAAACCCAGGTTGTCGTGCGGTTCTGGATCATCACCATGATGCTGGTGCTGGTCGGCCTTTCCACACTGAAGTTGCGATGA
- the murD gene encoding UDP-N-acetylmuramoyl-L-alanine--D-glutamate ligase, with product MNTTETSRAAAPLVLILGLGETGVAAARWYARQGSPLRVTDSRAQPGGLAALQAALADATVEYRLGCGEQFPPDLLDGVAQIVLSPGLVPHESPTRELLEQARERNVEVVGEIELFARALAGLAESREYRPRVLAITGTNGKTTVTALTRQLIEAGGMSARAAGNISPAALAALMDALDQDDLPQVWVLELSSFQLETTRTLAPDAAVVLNVTQDHLDWHGDMQAYAQAKARILKPARLAIVNRDDPLTVAMVESLQALNVRSFGRDVPALVGDMGLELGQGVAWLTACESNDFDEPAPAPRRKKDAPPPTRAGGRMSRLMPVDVLRIRGVHNALNALAAMQLARSLDLGWGPMLRTLRDYAGEPHRAELVRSIGDVDYINDSKGTNVGATVAALEGLGQQVVLIAGGQGKGQDFSPLVPVVRRHARAVVLIGVDGAAIGKVLEPTGVPCVAAADMREAVRRAAELAQPGDAVLLSPACASFDMFRNYPHRGEVFAAEVRELALDRGEVA from the coding sequence ATGAATACGACTGAAACCTCCCGTGCCGCCGCACCGCTTGTCCTGATCCTCGGATTGGGCGAGACGGGCGTGGCCGCCGCGCGCTGGTACGCCCGCCAGGGTTCGCCCCTGCGCGTGACGGACTCGCGCGCGCAACCGGGAGGGCTGGCCGCGCTGCAAGCGGCGCTGGCCGATGCCACGGTCGAATACCGGCTGGGCTGCGGCGAGCAGTTCCCCCCGGACCTGCTCGACGGTGTGGCGCAGATCGTGCTGAGCCCGGGATTGGTGCCGCACGAGTCGCCTACCCGCGAACTGCTGGAGCAGGCCCGTGAGCGCAACGTGGAAGTGGTGGGCGAGATCGAGCTGTTCGCCCGCGCGCTGGCCGGCCTGGCCGAATCCCGAGAGTATCGTCCGCGCGTGCTGGCGATCACTGGCACCAATGGCAAGACCACCGTCACCGCGCTGACCCGGCAGCTGATCGAGGCAGGCGGGATGAGCGCGCGCGCGGCCGGCAATATCAGCCCCGCCGCGCTGGCCGCGCTGATGGATGCGCTGGACCAGGATGATCTGCCTCAGGTGTGGGTGCTGGAACTCTCCAGCTTCCAGCTGGAAACCACGCGGACGCTGGCGCCCGACGCCGCGGTCGTGCTGAACGTGACCCAGGACCACCTCGACTGGCATGGCGACATGCAGGCCTATGCGCAAGCCAAGGCCCGCATCCTCAAGCCGGCGCGCCTGGCCATCGTCAACCGCGACGATCCGTTGACGGTCGCCATGGTCGAGAGCCTGCAAGCCTTGAATGTACGCAGCTTCGGCCGCGACGTGCCCGCCCTGGTCGGTGACATGGGCCTGGAGCTGGGTCAGGGCGTTGCGTGGCTGACCGCCTGCGAATCCAACGATTTCGACGAGCCGGCGCCGGCGCCGCGACGCAAGAAGGACGCGCCGCCGCCCACCCGCGCCGGTGGCCGCATGAGCCGCCTGATGCCGGTGGATGTCCTGCGCATCCGTGGCGTGCACAATGCCCTCAATGCCCTGGCCGCGATGCAGCTGGCCCGCTCGCTCGACCTGGGCTGGGGCCCGATGCTGCGCACCCTGCGCGACTATGCCGGCGAGCCGCATCGCGCCGAACTGGTGCGCTCGATCGGCGATGTCGACTACATCAATGACAGCAAGGGCACCAACGTGGGCGCCACCGTGGCCGCCCTGGAAGGCCTGGGCCAGCAGGTCGTGCTGATCGCTGGCGGACAGGGCAAGGGCCAGGATTTCTCGCCGCTGGTGCCGGTGGTGCGCCGCCACGCGCGCGCCGTGGTGCTGATCGGCGTCGACGGGGCGGCTATCGGCAAGGTGCTCGAGCCCACCGGCGTTCCCTGCGTGGCCGCTGCCGACATGCGCGAGGCCGTGCGCCGCGCCGCCGAGCTGGCGCAGCCCGGCGATGCCGTGCTGTTGTCGCCGGCCTGCGCCAGCTTCGACATGTTCCGCAATTACCCGCACCGTGGCGAAGTATTCGCCGCGGAGGTGCGGGAACTCGCGCTCGACCGGGGAGAGGTGGCATGA
- the ftsW gene encoding putative lipid II flippase FtsW — MSLFAELTASVNAVRPGRTRMRNYDMPLIVAASTLLLLGLLMVYSASIALADGPRYASYGRYYFVIRHGLFLTAGLLAAAVVLSVPIRVWQRLAVPLFMFALILLVAVLIPGIGREVNGAHRWIPLGPLNFQPSELMKLAALLYAADYTVRKQEHMQAFSRGFLPMACALGGVGMLLLLEPDLGAFMVIVAIAIGILFLGGINGKYFSSLLAVLVGTFLMLIWVSPWRRARLFAYLDPWNKANAYGSAYQLSHSLIALGRGEWFGVGLGASVEKLHYLPEAHTDFLMAVVGEELGFAGVMLVITLFAIIVYRGFDIGRQAIAMERTFAGLVAHGVAMWVGVQAFINMGVCLGLLPTKGLTLPLMSYGGSGIVMNLCALAMLIRVDVENRVMMRGGRV, encoded by the coding sequence ATGAGCCTGTTCGCCGAACTCACCGCCAGTGTGAACGCCGTACGGCCCGGCCGCACGCGCATGCGCAATTACGACATGCCGCTGATCGTCGCCGCGTCGACCCTGCTGCTGCTGGGCTTGTTGATGGTGTATTCGGCTTCCATCGCGTTGGCCGACGGGCCGCGCTACGCCTCCTACGGCCGCTATTACTTCGTGATCCGCCACGGGCTGTTCCTGACGGCCGGCCTGCTGGCCGCCGCCGTCGTGCTGAGCGTGCCGATCCGGGTATGGCAGCGCCTGGCCGTGCCGCTGTTCATGTTCGCGCTGATCCTGCTGGTGGCGGTGCTGATTCCCGGCATCGGCCGCGAGGTCAACGGCGCGCATCGCTGGATCCCGCTGGGACCGCTGAATTTCCAGCCCTCCGAATTGATGAAGCTGGCCGCTCTCCTGTATGCCGCGGACTACACCGTGCGCAAGCAGGAGCACATGCAGGCGTTCTCGCGCGGCTTCCTGCCGATGGCCTGCGCGCTGGGCGGCGTGGGCATGCTGCTGCTGCTGGAGCCGGACCTGGGCGCGTTCATGGTGATCGTGGCGATCGCCATCGGCATCCTGTTCCTGGGCGGCATCAACGGCAAGTATTTCAGCAGCCTGCTGGCCGTGCTGGTGGGCACCTTCCTGATGCTGATCTGGGTGTCGCCCTGGCGGCGCGCGCGCCTGTTCGCCTACCTGGACCCCTGGAACAAGGCCAATGCCTACGGCAGCGCCTACCAGTTGTCGCATTCGCTGATCGCCCTGGGGCGCGGCGAGTGGTTCGGCGTGGGCCTGGGCGCCAGCGTCGAGAAACTGCACTACCTGCCGGAGGCCCATACCGACTTCCTGATGGCCGTGGTGGGCGAGGAGCTGGGGTTCGCCGGCGTCATGCTGGTGATCACGCTGTTCGCGATCATCGTCTACCGCGGTTTCGACATCGGCCGGCAGGCCATCGCGATGGAGCGCACGTTCGCCGGGCTGGTGGCGCACGGCGTGGCCATGTGGGTGGGCGTGCAGGCCTTCATCAACATGGGCGTGTGCCTGGGCCTGCTGCCCACCAAGGGCCTGACCCTGCCGCTGATGAGCTACGGCGGCTCGGGCATCGTCATGAACCTGTGCGCGCTGGCGATGCTGATCCGCGTGGACGTCGAGAATCGCGTCATGATGCGGGGAGGCCGGGTATGA